One window of Pseudacidobacterium ailaaui genomic DNA carries:
- a CDS encoding substrate-binding domain-containing protein translates to MAQQKIKRLYLIPILSKALDILELLEEEKRPITLEAIYQRSHISKTSVYRILKTFVHRGYVAQSADGSYRLVSRPKKMRFGFAGQSAEMPFSEAVTSSLRAAAAASGVELLVRDNRYDAETAIKNAREFVAEGVDLVIEFQIEEHVAPTIAHIISRAGIPLIAIDIPHPHACYFGVDNFQVGYEAGELLAQHAISKWKRKVDWVIGLDIAEAGGFVQSRITGAFEGIRSLLPDLPQEALIRLDGRGMRETSARVVADFFRRHQRADRILIAAATDTSALGALQATLDAQREKNVAIVGQDCIPEVLEEMKKPQSPIIASVSHEAHTYGPRLIQLGIAILRGHTVPPYNWVQHRMVTAKMVQEQQD, encoded by the coding sequence TTGGCCCAGCAAAAGATCAAGCGGCTCTATCTTATCCCGATTCTGTCCAAAGCGCTCGACATTCTGGAGCTCCTTGAAGAAGAAAAGCGGCCCATTACGCTGGAGGCCATTTACCAGCGCTCGCACATCTCCAAAACAAGCGTCTATCGTATCCTGAAAACTTTTGTGCATCGCGGGTATGTGGCCCAGTCCGCAGACGGGTCATATCGTTTGGTTTCCCGCCCCAAAAAAATGCGGTTCGGCTTTGCAGGACAGAGCGCGGAGATGCCGTTTTCAGAGGCGGTGACCAGCAGCCTGCGAGCAGCCGCAGCCGCGTCTGGAGTAGAACTGCTGGTCCGCGACAACCGCTATGACGCAGAAACCGCCATCAAAAACGCACGGGAGTTTGTGGCCGAAGGCGTAGACCTGGTGATTGAATTCCAGATTGAGGAGCACGTCGCACCGACCATCGCGCACATTATTTCGCGTGCGGGGATTCCGCTGATAGCCATTGATATCCCGCATCCTCATGCCTGTTATTTCGGAGTAGACAATTTTCAGGTCGGCTACGAGGCTGGAGAGCTGCTGGCGCAGCACGCCATCTCGAAGTGGAAGAGAAAGGTGGACTGGGTAATTGGTCTGGATATTGCCGAGGCGGGTGGCTTTGTGCAGAGCCGCATCACGGGCGCATTTGAAGGCATCCGCTCGCTCTTGCCGGACCTACCGCAGGAAGCGCTCATCCGCCTGGATGGCCGCGGGATGCGCGAGACCAGTGCCCGTGTGGTGGCTGATTTCTTCCGACGTCATCAGCGCGCGGACCGCATTTTGATAGCCGCGGCCACCGACACCAGCGCCCTGGGAGCTTTGCAGGCCACACTGGATGCACAGCGAGAAAAGAACGTGGCCATTGTTGGACAGGACTGTATCCCGGAGGTGCTGGAAGAGATGAAAAAGCCGCAGAGCCCCATCATCGCTTCTGTCTCGCATGAAGCCCATACCTATGGCCCGCGGCTGATTCAGTTGGGTATCGCTATCCTGCGCGGACACACCGTGCCGCCCTACAATTGGGTCCAGCATCGGATGGTTACGGCGAAGATGGTGCAGGAGCAGCAGGACTGA
- a CDS encoding ATP-binding protein: MVSGIASWFCFLCRLAPLGRTRYSHPVGFQDFWGNEAAVGQLRAAIAQGRLPHALVLAGPRGAGKYTLALMLAQAANCLQPRETNGLPDFCGSCRNCTRIAESMPLETRVEEAIAAREELREVDKKETRILVQTHPDVLVVPPDPPQLLIKLGQVRTVIREIYRIPSDARRAFYIFTSAAFMKEAANSLLKVLEEPPPHATIVLLAENPGELLPTIRSRTGLVRLRALDLREMEQLVADCRTDLRPAQRSLVARLAQGAVGAALGFDLDRYLASRQDAMTLLRFAVIDPDHTTLFRMTETYRAGAEGQGKTEGMLLAFSGLLEDILLVQSGQPSLVRNQDILPELTSIAGKVHFEWLENAARAVQHVRSGMRRNLLRSLSLDAFAEQICSR, from the coding sequence ATGGTTTCAGGCATTGCTTCGTGGTTTTGTTTCCTCTGCCGACTTGCTCCCCTTGGCCGTACCCGCTACTCTCATCCTGTGGGTTTTCAGGACTTTTGGGGGAACGAAGCCGCAGTGGGACAACTGCGGGCGGCCATTGCGCAGGGAAGGCTTCCTCACGCTCTGGTGCTTGCCGGACCGCGGGGAGCAGGCAAGTACACGCTGGCCCTGATGCTGGCGCAGGCAGCAAATTGTCTCCAGCCACGGGAAACCAATGGTCTGCCAGATTTTTGTGGATCCTGCCGCAACTGTACGCGGATTGCTGAGTCCATGCCACTGGAAACCCGCGTCGAGGAAGCGATTGCTGCCCGTGAAGAACTGCGCGAAGTAGATAAAAAGGAAACGCGCATCCTTGTCCAGACCCATCCCGATGTTCTCGTTGTTCCTCCCGATCCTCCGCAGCTGCTCATCAAGCTGGGGCAGGTCCGGACGGTCATCCGGGAGATTTACCGGATCCCCTCGGACGCAAGGCGTGCGTTCTATATCTTCACGAGTGCAGCATTCATGAAAGAGGCCGCAAATTCCCTGTTGAAGGTCCTCGAAGAGCCGCCGCCGCACGCAACCATCGTTCTGCTGGCGGAAAACCCCGGCGAATTATTGCCTACCATCCGGTCGCGTACCGGCCTTGTCCGTCTCCGGGCGCTTGACCTCAGAGAGATGGAGCAGCTTGTGGCCGATTGCCGTACCGATCTGCGCCCCGCACAACGCTCCTTAGTCGCACGTCTGGCGCAAGGAGCTGTTGGAGCCGCTCTGGGCTTTGATCTGGATCGATATCTGGCCTCCCGTCAGGACGCGATGACCCTCCTCCGTTTTGCAGTGATCGATCCGGACCACACGACCCTTTTCCGCATGACGGAAACATATCGAGCTGGGGCAGAAGGCCAGGGAAAAACAGAAGGAATGTTGCTGGCCTTCTCTGGATTACTGGAAGACATTCTGCTGGTCCAAAGTGGGCAACCCTCGCTGGTCCGCAACCAGGACATCCTGCCCGAATTGACGAGCATTGCCGGGAAGGTCCATTTTGAATGGCTGGAAAACGCAGCGCGGGCCGTCCAGCATGTGCGCTCAGGGATGCGGCGCAATCTGCTCCGCTCGCTCTCGCTCGATGCCTTTGCCGAACAGATTTGCAGTCGGTAA
- a CDS encoding RNA chaperone Hfq — MADALSLPDTRRLRSGDSALAPGTSSANAPSDPASLPATGPRKLVRPPLSARAGTAPFPRRRPSPLLAHQEMQPVPEESSHAETFYLQKQMLAQTPMVFVLEDGQRIEGIIEWYDKDCIKLRPPARVLIYKASIKYLYKEQEQKT; from the coding sequence ATGGCTGACGCACTTTCTTTACCGGATACGCGCAGGCTGCGTTCCGGAGATTCTGCCCTGGCTCCCGGAACAAGCAGCGCAAATGCGCCGTCTGACCCTGCAAGCCTTCCAGCGACTGGGCCAAGGAAGCTGGTTCGTCCTCCCTTGTCGGCCCGCGCGGGAACAGCCCCGTTCCCACGTCGCCGCCCTTCTCCTTTGCTGGCGCATCAGGAAATGCAGCCTGTACCCGAAGAAAGCTCCCATGCAGAGACCTTTTATTTGCAGAAGCAGATGCTGGCCCAGACGCCGATGGTCTTCGTACTGGAGGACGGGCAGCGCATTGAAGGCATCATCGAATGGTATGACAAGGACTGCATCAAGCTTCGGCCTCCAGCCCGGGTCCTCATTTATAAAGCGAGTATTAAGTACCTTTATAAAGAGCAAGAACAGAAAACCTGA